In one Nitrospira sp. genomic region, the following are encoded:
- a CDS encoding CBS domain-containing protein, with the protein MASQGGTMIRPLAVMMKRNPRSISPEATLAEAAARMRDARVGAILVAEHGTFVGIISETDLVRKAMASHLNPAQVTVRSVMSSPVIAIDQDRSAHDASDLMAEKGIRHLGVTEDGRIVGIVTVRDLLRYFKNWGPH; encoded by the coding sequence ATGGCGTCACAAGGCGGCACGATGATACGGCCCCTGGCCGTGATGATGAAGCGGAACCCCCGGTCCATTAGTCCGGAGGCGACGCTCGCCGAAGCTGCGGCCAGGATGCGGGATGCACGGGTCGGCGCGATTCTGGTCGCGGAGCACGGCACGTTCGTAGGAATCATCAGCGAGACGGATCTGGTCCGCAAAGCCATGGCGAGCCATCTGAATCCCGCGCAGGTGACGGTGCGGTCGGTCATGAGCAGTCCGGTCATCGCGATCGATCAGGACCGCTCCGCGCACGACGCGAGCGATCTCATGGCTGAAAAAGGTATCCGGCATCTGGGGGTGACGGAGGATGGACGCATCGTTGGAATCGTGACCGTCCGGGATTTGCTGAGATATTTCAAAAACTGGGGCCCGCACTAA
- a CDS encoding methyltransferase domain-containing protein, translated as MATSSATSPRLWLFATAFVSGAAVMALEILGSRLLAPVFGNSLFVWGALIGVILAAMSSGYAMGGWLADRHKGAVVLAGLLLGAGAWTLLLAWAGQPVMLTFASWIDDPRWGPCLAASVLLAPPAFGLSGVLPALLRLSIADMGHLGRHTGLMIAVSTVGSLVGTWGTAFYLLTWLGSAAMVALLGVVQIVLGLLWGWQASVGARAAAPVLSGLGLLFWLAAHPGLALPENLKKLIPPTPIHQEDSPYQQVRVRDDKDEVFRYLILDRTFHAVMWTVDPNALFLPYSQMMMTALALPHEPKRGLILGHGGGSLAKWLAHYWPEMELDTVEVDPAVVQAAATYFGYAPPAQHHVYVKDARMFLRGATATYDVIWLDVFARHLIPFHLTTQEFFRELRAHLNPDGVLAVNLASSGEGPDQLRAQSVVATMKTVFPAILSYGVKGPWKTMPQTRAENLIFFAGAPVERLAPETLKSKVSALLLQRRLPIEAEELQATRITQDWPAGTVLTDDYAPYDLLIGGTGAPPRPGGAGAPH; from the coding sequence ATGGCGACTTCATCCGCGACGTCCCCGCGCCTCTGGCTCTTTGCGACCGCTTTCGTAAGCGGCGCCGCCGTCATGGCGCTGGAAATTCTCGGCAGCCGCCTGCTCGCGCCGGTCTTCGGCAATTCGCTGTTCGTCTGGGGCGCGCTCATTGGCGTGATCCTCGCCGCAATGAGCAGCGGCTACGCGATGGGCGGCTGGCTGGCGGACCGCCACAAGGGCGCCGTCGTGCTGGCGGGGCTCTTGCTCGGTGCCGGGGCCTGGACGTTACTGCTGGCCTGGGCGGGACAGCCGGTGATGCTCACCTTCGCGAGCTGGATCGACGATCCACGCTGGGGGCCGTGCCTTGCCGCAAGCGTGCTGCTGGCCCCACCGGCCTTCGGGTTGAGTGGCGTGTTGCCGGCGCTGCTGCGGCTTTCCATTGCAGACATGGGGCATCTCGGCCGCCACACTGGCTTGATGATTGCCGTCTCCACGGTCGGCAGTCTAGTCGGCACGTGGGGGACCGCCTTCTATCTGTTGACCTGGCTGGGCAGCGCGGCGATGGTGGCGCTGCTGGGTGTCGTGCAAATCGTTCTCGGCCTGCTCTGGGGCTGGCAGGCGTCGGTCGGCGCGCGGGCGGCGGCGCCGGTGCTAAGCGGCCTCGGGCTGCTCTTCTGGCTGGCAGCCCATCCGGGACTGGCGCTGCCGGAGAACCTCAAGAAACTGATTCCCCCGACGCCGATCCATCAGGAGGACAGCCCCTATCAGCAAGTGCGCGTGCGGGACGACAAGGACGAAGTTTTCCGCTACCTGATCCTCGACCGTACCTTTCACGCGGTCATGTGGACGGTGGATCCGAACGCCCTGTTCCTACCCTACAGCCAGATGATGATGACGGCGCTGGCGCTACCGCACGAGCCGAAGCGGGGACTGATCCTCGGCCATGGCGGCGGCTCGCTGGCCAAGTGGCTGGCGCACTACTGGCCGGAGATGGAGCTGGACACGGTGGAGGTGGATCCCGCGGTCGTCCAGGCGGCCGCAACCTATTTCGGCTACGCACCGCCAGCACAGCATCACGTCTACGTGAAAGACGCGCGGATGTTTCTACGCGGGGCGACCGCCACCTACGACGTCATCTGGCTTGACGTCTTTGCGCGGCACCTCATTCCGTTTCACCTGACCACACAGGAGTTTTTTCGAGAGTTGCGCGCCCATTTGAATCCAGATGGGGTGCTGGCTGTGAATCTGGCCTCGTCGGGCGAAGGGCCGGACCAGTTGCGGGCCCAATCCGTGGTGGCGACTATGAAGACGGTCTTTCCCGCGATTCTCTCGTATGGCGTCAAAGGGCCGTGGAAAACGATGCCGCAGACCAGGGCCGAAAACCTCATTTTCTTTGCCGGCGCCCCGGTGGAGCGCCTCGCCCCCGAGACTCTCAAGTCCAAGGTCAGCGCCTTGCTGCTCCAGCGGCGCCTGCCGATCGAGGCGGAGGAACTGCAGGCGACCCGGATTACGCAGGATTGGCCGGCCGGGACGGTCCTGACGGACGACTATGCCCCCTACGATCTGCTGATCGGGGGCACCGGCGCGCCCCCCCGCCCAGGAGGGGCCGGAGCCCCGCACTAA
- a CDS encoding YfhL family 4Fe-4S dicluster ferredoxin, producing MSLLITSECISCGACVPECPNEAIFESRADAEAKGHHVGEGQGDYVITHERCTECVGHFDEPQCAAVCPVDNCCISDPAYPEKTEVLLDKAKKLNPDKTIDPAKVWSGVRN from the coding sequence ATGTCGCTACTGATTACGTCTGAATGCATCTCCTGCGGCGCCTGCGTGCCGGAGTGCCCTAACGAAGCCATCTTCGAAAGCCGCGCCGACGCCGAGGCCAAGGGGCACCATGTGGGCGAAGGTCAGGGCGACTATGTAATCACGCACGAGCGCTGCACCGAGTGCGTGGGCCACTTCGACGAGCCGCAGTGCGCAGCCGTCTGCCCGGTGGACAACTGCTGCATCTCCGACCCGGCTTATCCCGAGAAGACCGAGGTCCTGCTGGACAAGGCTAAGAAGCTGAACCCGGACAAGACCATTGATCCGGCCAAGGTCTGGAGCGGCGTCCGGAACTAA
- a CDS encoding DUF192 domain-containing protein — MNILRPQEGKPDRRRIVLLIVLAVGVLTASWFLTSPKQADTILVTFPSGTMMETEVADTPEKLLFGLAFRDALPPASGMLYIFEQSDRHKVWTKGFRFPVDMIWADESRHVVHLVERAAPCETDPCATYGPPPTNARYIIETDAGFIQKEKLVTGAELKFTLKLDL; from the coding sequence ATGAACATTTTACGGCCGCAGGAAGGCAAGCCGGATCGGCGTCGGATCGTGCTGCTGATCGTGCTGGCGGTGGGCGTGCTGACAGCCAGCTGGTTTCTGACCAGCCCCAAGCAGGCTGATACCATTCTAGTCACCTTTCCCAGCGGGACCATGATGGAAACAGAAGTGGCCGACACGCCGGAGAAACTTCTCTTCGGGCTGGCCTTTCGGGATGCGTTGCCGCCGGCCTCTGGGATGCTGTATATCTTCGAGCAGTCGGATCGCCACAAGGTCTGGACTAAGGGATTCCGGTTCCCGGTCGACATGATCTGGGCGGACGAGAGCCGGCATGTGGTACATCTGGTGGAGCGCGCGGCGCCCTGCGAAACGGATCCCTGTGCAACGTATGGGCCCCCGCCGACCAATGCCCGGTATATTATTGAGACCGATGCGGGGTTTATTCAGAAGGAAAAACTGGTGACCGGGGCCGAATTGAAATTCACGCTAAAGCTGGACCTATGA
- a CDS encoding Rieske 2Fe-2S domain-containing protein → MSGSAKTVGMEGFTRIAREDEIPVGTAKVATVNGRELAIFNVNGTFYAVYNICPHQGGPLAEGTLKGHTVSCPWHDLAFDVRTGLASDGGGNCVGSYEVKVKEHDVFVGPRRRVQD, encoded by the coding sequence ATGAGCGGATCTGCCAAGACAGTGGGGATGGAAGGCTTCACGCGCATCGCGCGCGAGGACGAAATTCCGGTCGGCACCGCCAAGGTGGCCACGGTCAACGGCCGCGAGCTTGCCATCTTCAACGTCAACGGCACCTTCTACGCTGTCTATAATATCTGCCCCCATCAGGGCGGGCCACTCGCCGAAGGGACGCTCAAGGGCCATACGGTCTCCTGTCCCTGGCACGATCTGGCCTTCGACGTACGGACCGGGCTGGCCTCCGACGGCGGTGGGAATTGCGTGGGGAGCTACGAAGTGAAGGTCAAGGAGCACGACGTCTTCGTCGGGCCCCGCCGCCGAGTCCAGGATTAA